In Nicotiana tabacum cultivar K326 chromosome 17, ASM71507v2, whole genome shotgun sequence, one DNA window encodes the following:
- the LOC107829176 gene encoding uncharacterized protein LOC107829176: MALDKQWMKLIHDRLDDAYILGLENFLDYGFTRLKEIREIRCPCIKCCNVISGTRELVKSHLIVHGIIQNYTFWYHHRERLGEPSSDFEFVDDNNDEEDDGEDEIHEILRDLYPAFDGDNMNNDGDGLFAEEPNLEAKGFYRILKDFEQPLYQDSKISKLSTLVKLLHIKSIGNWSNASFTMLLKMLKEDLLPDGSNLPDSYYEAKKAIRDLGLSYKKIDACMNDCMLYWKDDKSLESCKVYGASRWKEDKRSGETKFKSGKKLPCKILRYFPLKPRLQRLFMCSKTSSLMRWHHDKKVNDGIMRHPADSIAWKTFDELHQSFASEPRNVRLGLASDGFQPFENSKISYTIWPVVLIPYNLPPWLCMKKENFILSMIIPGPESPGDAIDVYLRPLIEELKELWESGVETFDASTKQNFKLHASLLWTINDFPAYANLSGRSTKGKLACPCCNKETYSIRLQNCKK, translated from the coding sequence ATGGCACTTGATAAACAATGGATGAAACTTATTCATGATCGACTTGATGATGCTTACATCCTTGGGTTGGAGAACtttttggattatggttttacAAGATTGAAAGAAATACGTGAGATACGTTGTCCATGCATCAAATGTTGTAATGTAATTTCAGGAACACGTGAGTTGGTTAAATCACATTTGATAGTACATGGAATAATCCAAAACTATACCTTTTGGTATCACCATAGGGAGAGGTTAGGTGAGCCATCGTCAGATTTTGAATTTGTAGATGATAATAACGATGAAGAGGATGATGGTGAGGATGAAATACATgaaattttaagagatttataCCCCGCTTTTGATGGAGATAATATGAACAATGATGGTGATGGTTTATTTGCGGAGGAACCAAATCTTGAAGCAAAAGGATTCTACAGGATCTTAAAGGATTTTGAGCAACCACTGTATCAAGATTCAAAAATTTCCAAACTTTCTACATTGGTAAAGCTGCTTCATATTAAAAGTATTGGTAATTGGAGTAATGCATCATTTACAATGTTACTAAAGATGTTGAAGGAAGATTTATTGCCTGATGGATCAAACTTGCCAGATTCATATTACGAAGCAAAGAAGGCAATTCGGGACCTTGGGCTTTCTTACAAGAAGATTGATGCGTGTATGAATGATTGTATGTTATACTGGAAGGATGATAAGTCTCTTGAATCATGCAAAGTTTATGGTGCATCTAGATGGAAGGAGGATAAACGTAGTGGTGAAACCAAATTTAAAAGTGGGAAAAAGTTACCATGCAAGATTTTACGTTATTTTCCTTTAAAGCCAAGACTACAAAGATTGTTTATGTGCTCAAAAACATCTTCTTTGATGAGATGGCATCATGACAAAAAAGTTAATGATGGAATAATGAGGCACCCAGCTGATTCTATAGCGTGGAAAACGTTTGATGAACTTCATCAATCTTTTGCATCTGAGCCTCGTAATGTTCGACTTGGACTTGCTAGTGATGGTTTTCAACcatttgaaaattccaaaatttcCTATACTATTTGGCCTGTGGTACTTATTCCTTATAATTTACCACCTTGGCTATGCATGAAGAAAGAGAATTTTATCTTGTCGATGATTATTCCTGGTCCTGAGAGTCCTGGAGATGCTATTGATGTTTATCTCCGGCCTTTGATAGAAGAATTAAAAGAATTGTGGGAATCTGGAGTGGAGACCTTTGATGCATCAACTAAACAAAACTTTAAGTTACATGCTTCTTTGTTATGGACCATTAATGACTTTCCAGCATATGCAAATTTGTCTGGAAGGAGTACAAAAGGAAAATTGGCGTGTCCATGTTGCAATAAAGAAActtactcaatcagattacaaaattgtaaaaaatag